TAGAATCCATAGATGATAAATCATCGAGTTGTGAACGAATGCGTTGCAACAAAGTGAATAGTTGGTCTGTGAGCTCGGTGCATAGCTGTTCTTCCAAAGGATCTGTTCCAGACATTGCATGAAGCTTCTTACTGTACTGCTTCGCCAAAGTGATCATTTCTGGTATTCGAAGATGGTTCCGCAACTGATATGACATCTCGTCTAGCTTACGCAAATAATCTACCGTGTCACTTATGACTTCCTGGGTTTTGGATAGATCATTCTTGGTCAGTTGTTCTAACTGTTTAATGAAGCGGCTCAAATGTGTCATCGATTCTTTTAACTCTAAAACACCATCACTATTTCCATCCAAGTAAGGTTCACAAAAGTTCAGATAGTCGTTATACTTGCTTGTGACTTTCTCGAGAAGAATATGAACCATATCATTCGAAAGCTTAGAGAGGTCACCGATGAGAGAATCAAGTGGAATGAAATTGCAATTATTTCTCAGCAGGAATTCATCCACGTCAAATGCGTCCACGTTGTTATTCAATTTGTCTACTTCACCAGTGAACAGGTCTCTATTTACTTCATTCACGGTCGGTAGCTCCAAGTTtagctcttcttcatctgacGAGTACATATTG
Above is a window of Torulaspora delbrueckii CBS 1146 chromosome 6, complete genome DNA encoding:
- the COG2 gene encoding Golgi transport complex subunit COG2 (similar to Saccharomyces cerevisiae COG2 (YGR120C); ancestral locus Anc_3.472), which produces MYSSDEEELNLELPTVNEVNRDLFTGEVDKLNNNVDAFDVDEFLLRNNCNFIPLDSLIGDLSKLSNDMVHILLEKVTSKYNDYLNFCEPYLDGNSDGVLELKESMTHLSRFIKQLEQLTKNDLSKTQEVISDTVDYLRKLDEMSYQLRNHLRIPEMITLAKQYSKKLHAMSGTDPLEEQLCTELTDQLFTLLQRIRSQLDDLSSMDSTYVHHLRNEYHGLLQESQISLKILTGRCLEDKENYEQLSKVLISIL